A single Curtobacterium sp. MCJR17_020 DNA region contains:
- a CDS encoding ammonium transporter, translating into MLDQGNTTFVLVMAALVLFMTPGLAFFYGGLVKAKSVISMMMMSFGAIALVSVLWVLYGYAIAFANHGDGTAVSGVVGFFSIDWNQIGLGQAFEEAQSSNIQAAYPSMAFVGFQATFAIITVALISGAIADRAKFGAWMVFAGIWVTVVYFPVASWVFNLTSGWAATWGVIDFAGGTAVHINAGAAGLALALVLGKRVGFAKGAHKPHNPPFVLLGAAILWFGWFGFNAGSEGAADGIAAIAWVNTLAAPAAAILGWLLVEKLKDGKATSVGAASGAVTGLVAITPACANLTPGWGILLGFVAGIICCFAIDWKYRLGFDDSLDVVGVHLVGGIVGTLYLGFFANDTGLIYSGSFEQLGKQATAALAVGIYSFVLAFVIGFLIEKTIGFRVKTEDEVAGIDTAVHGEEGYVLYEQTDDSPVSVR; encoded by the coding sequence ATGCTTGATCAGGGCAACACGACGTTCGTGTTGGTCATGGCGGCGCTGGTGTTGTTCATGACACCCGGCCTGGCCTTCTTCTACGGCGGTTTGGTGAAGGCCAAGTCCGTCATCAGCATGATGATGATGTCGTTCGGTGCGATCGCACTCGTGAGCGTCCTGTGGGTGCTCTACGGCTACGCGATCGCCTTCGCCAACCACGGTGACGGCACGGCGGTCTCCGGTGTCGTCGGGTTCTTCAGCATCGACTGGAACCAGATCGGTCTCGGCCAGGCCTTCGAGGAGGCGCAGTCCTCGAACATCCAGGCGGCGTACCCGTCGATGGCGTTCGTCGGCTTCCAGGCCACCTTCGCGATCATCACGGTCGCGCTCATCTCCGGCGCCATCGCCGACCGCGCCAAGTTCGGCGCCTGGATGGTCTTCGCGGGCATCTGGGTCACGGTCGTCTACTTCCCGGTCGCCTCGTGGGTCTTCAACCTGACCTCGGGTTGGGCTGCCACGTGGGGCGTCATCGACTTCGCCGGTGGCACCGCGGTGCACATCAACGCCGGTGCAGCAGGTCTCGCCCTGGCGCTCGTCCTCGGCAAGCGCGTCGGGTTCGCCAAGGGCGCGCACAAGCCGCACAACCCGCCCTTCGTCCTGCTCGGTGCTGCCATCCTGTGGTTCGGCTGGTTCGGCTTCAACGCCGGCTCCGAGGGCGCCGCTGACGGCATCGCCGCGATCGCCTGGGTCAACACCCTCGCCGCACCGGCCGCCGCCATCCTCGGCTGGCTGCTCGTCGAGAAGCTCAAGGACGGCAAGGCCACCTCGGTCGGCGCCGCCTCGGGTGCCGTCACCGGTCTCGTCGCCATCACCCCGGCATGTGCCAACTTGACGCCGGGCTGGGGCATCCTGCTCGGCTTCGTCGCCGGCATCATCTGCTGCTTCGCCATCGACTGGAAGTACCGTCTCGGCTTCGACGACTCGCTCGACGTCGTCGGTGTCCACCTGGTCGGCGGCATCGTCGGCACGCTGTACCTCGGCTTCTTCGCCAACGACACCGGCCTGATCTACTCCGGTTCGTTCGAGCAGCTCGGCAAGCAGGCCACCGCGGCCCTGGCCGTCGGCATCTACTCCTTCGTCCTGGCGTTCGTCATCGGCTTCCTCATCGAGAAGACGATCGGCTTCCGCGTCAAGACCGAGGACGAGGTCGCCGGCATCGACACCGCGGTCCACGGTGAAGAGGGCTACGTCCTCTACGAGCAGACCGACGACTCGCCGGTCTCGGTCCGCTAG
- a CDS encoding DUF6531 domain-containing protein: MAKIHGNDPTGYSYSAADALKSASTALASSIGGQSGSRSSSVTTARAEFRGYFSEVFADNADIGSRSATKLVESLQSLSGFVQQLRDAAKDEDDRRKQAKEWTARKREREENLLVAAGHEVSTWFGGGDDPKPPEPEPEPRLQADEVSVTGREFPAGGGTSGGTSSAVPADLRSFEANTRTLDADLSGAVSTFRNALSDYEAECNPCWGTLNAQSLLTAVTDWLTANGKDADWAGTVAAQFEAAGGGAGPATLSDAAIAAALSSAGIDAGRDDFTIGPFSALGTPPTNGFADDPVNTATGNFLEPETDLSFAGQAASLRLARMYNSLDGRVGVFGLGWSSILDVRLEVSDEAASVVLDDGRQIDFPRQGDGWSRGVGEDLWLRAEQDSLVVRDNAGGRWAFTPSGLWLSSDRGAGTAVTVRRDEQDRITRLAHVFGRFVDIEYRGDRVASVTASDGRRVEYHYDDARRLVRATDAVGSRRYRWNADGLIDRVTAATGVVECENTYDDRGRVIEQRTPFGRRVRFTYLPGRVTSVSDVDGDHANTWIADRKGRVVGIIDTDGQRQSMSYDPHGNLVSVTERDGQVTVHGYDDRGRRVRTVTPEGADLTFGYDEQDRMTTVVTANGGVAEYEYTGDDRNPSAVVDPVGGRTLLDWQDGVLVRTTDPTGVVVTFHHDASGELVGVENAVGDTARLVRDAGGRIVEAVTPLGHRTRYRYDAAGLLTAREDPDGGLWRFEHGDGGRVTATIDPTGARTEVTYGQHGEIVSTTDPLGRVVTKDFDAFGNVSTMTLPGGAEWAFVHDALSRLEAVVDPAGGTWRREYNAVGALGATVDPTGVRTEVGHSRTDGVSTVRDAFDAVSVTTDEFGRPTRLEHADSSAELTTYDACGRPVELVDADGGLTRIQRDLAGRVVAVTTPAGRTTRYEYDACGRPVSAIDPAGARTTLTYDADSRVVARTLPTGEVARTEYDRQGRVVHADVPGVGTVRYRYDRVGRVVSARDTRFGQRTFRYDAAGQLVAAVNGLGGTTRYEYDQRGRLVRTVDPLGGVTVRTYTQLDKVASSTDQLGRTTTATYDAAGRQLTQTDPDGTVLRWEYDAAGRESAQYADDRLIGRIDRDARARTVTITDETRPGSPTAHVLEFSRLGQLVRRSTGARETRWTHDADGLRTSVQSPDGSTTRYEHDATGRVVRVEHSAFGEARYERDAAGRMLQARAGDQLQTWEYANGHVVRHARIDSDGTHLSTIGRDADGRITRVDGPGGSTTYEHDDAAQLVASVQDGNRTGWVYDAAGRLVEERTDSGARRFSYDAAGQLTRVDAPDGAPGAEYAYDGAGRRIQTVRADGVTTTYAWTPQGHLTGVAETTAAGSTTTDLHVDALGELADVDGVPIDWDTAAFAPTLLAVGDTPVVRAPGGLTGVGDGWATSGRRTTRAADDADPWQTLVDLGGSGLPGGIALGADGSLQVASLEWMGARAYDSSSRGFLSVDPVAAPAGAAWAGNPYSFAGNDPLHAIDPLGLAPVTDAELEAYAAAEQGPLARAAAATGDWFADNWEYVAGGAMVVAGGVLVATGVGGPVGAMLISAGADTIIQKATTGEVNWGQVAVSGAFGAVGGGAGALIGKQLVKNAAEGAAENVANYAVSGQPVTPGGLLRNAAEGAATSAATGGTMSKVHLPTSVAKLGDETPVPPGIIYRRTDITGDLKPYIGQTKSEDHFLLRQAAHAREHPDAAFRFERIDRGHPGVDLDRREEFHIRNEGGPTNKGNPDGGLSNKRHQMSEKRYDAAGGSPY, encoded by the coding sequence ATGGCGAAGATCCACGGGAACGATCCGACCGGTTACTCGTACAGCGCGGCGGATGCGCTGAAATCGGCTTCGACGGCGCTCGCGTCGTCGATCGGCGGCCAGTCCGGTTCGCGCTCGTCATCGGTGACGACTGCGCGTGCGGAGTTCCGCGGGTACTTCTCCGAGGTCTTCGCGGACAACGCCGACATCGGTTCGCGCAGCGCGACGAAGCTCGTCGAGTCGCTGCAGAGCCTGTCGGGGTTCGTGCAGCAGCTGCGCGACGCCGCGAAGGACGAGGACGACCGGCGGAAGCAGGCGAAGGAGTGGACCGCCCGCAAGCGTGAACGCGAGGAGAACCTCCTCGTCGCCGCCGGGCACGAGGTCTCGACGTGGTTCGGCGGGGGCGACGACCCGAAGCCGCCGGAGCCCGAGCCGGAGCCACGACTGCAGGCGGACGAGGTCAGCGTCACGGGGCGGGAGTTCCCGGCAGGCGGCGGGACCAGCGGTGGGACGTCGTCCGCCGTCCCCGCGGACCTCCGCTCCTTCGAGGCGAATACCCGGACACTCGACGCCGATCTGTCCGGCGCCGTCTCGACGTTCCGGAACGCCCTGAGCGACTACGAGGCCGAGTGCAACCCGTGCTGGGGCACCCTGAACGCCCAGTCGCTGCTGACCGCGGTGACCGACTGGCTCACGGCGAACGGGAAGGACGCCGACTGGGCGGGCACCGTCGCAGCGCAGTTCGAGGCCGCCGGTGGTGGTGCCGGGCCCGCGACGCTGTCAGACGCGGCGATCGCGGCAGCCCTGTCCTCGGCGGGGATCGACGCCGGACGTGATGACTTCACCATCGGGCCGTTCTCGGCCCTGGGAACACCCCCGACGAACGGGTTCGCCGACGACCCGGTCAACACCGCTACCGGCAACTTCCTCGAGCCCGAGACCGACCTGTCCTTCGCGGGGCAGGCCGCGTCGCTCCGGCTCGCCCGCATGTACAACTCACTCGACGGCCGCGTCGGGGTGTTCGGACTCGGGTGGTCCTCGATCCTCGACGTCCGGCTCGAGGTCAGCGACGAGGCCGCCTCGGTCGTGCTGGACGACGGTCGGCAGATCGACTTCCCGCGGCAGGGGGACGGGTGGAGCCGCGGCGTCGGCGAGGACCTGTGGCTCCGGGCCGAACAGGACTCGCTCGTCGTGCGGGACAACGCCGGCGGTCGGTGGGCGTTCACACCGTCCGGACTGTGGCTGAGCAGCGATCGTGGTGCGGGCACCGCCGTGACCGTGCGCCGCGACGAGCAGGACCGGATCACCCGGCTCGCGCACGTGTTCGGGCGGTTCGTCGACATCGAGTACCGCGGCGACCGGGTGGCGTCCGTGACGGCGTCGGACGGTCGCCGCGTCGAGTACCACTACGACGACGCCCGCCGGCTGGTCCGGGCGACCGACGCTGTCGGCAGTCGTCGGTACCGCTGGAACGCGGACGGGCTGATCGACCGAGTGACCGCGGCGACCGGGGTCGTCGAGTGCGAGAACACCTACGACGACCGCGGCCGGGTCATCGAGCAGCGCACACCGTTCGGTCGACGGGTCCGGTTCACGTACCTGCCGGGTCGGGTCACCTCGGTCTCCGACGTCGACGGGGACCACGCGAACACCTGGATCGCCGACCGGAAGGGCCGCGTCGTCGGGATCATCGACACCGACGGGCAGCGCCAGTCGATGTCGTACGACCCGCACGGCAACCTCGTCTCGGTGACCGAGCGCGATGGTCAGGTGACCGTCCACGGGTACGACGACCGCGGGCGTCGGGTCCGGACCGTGACGCCGGAGGGCGCCGATCTGACCTTCGGGTACGACGAGCAGGACCGCATGACCACGGTGGTCACCGCGAACGGCGGGGTCGCCGAGTACGAGTACACGGGCGACGACCGGAACCCGTCGGCCGTCGTCGATCCCGTCGGCGGACGCACGCTGCTCGACTGGCAGGACGGGGTGCTCGTCCGCACCACCGATCCGACGGGCGTCGTCGTCACGTTCCACCACGACGCGTCCGGTGAGCTCGTCGGCGTCGAGAACGCCGTCGGCGACACCGCGCGGTTGGTCCGCGACGCCGGAGGTCGGATCGTCGAGGCCGTCACACCGCTCGGCCACCGGACCCGGTACCGCTACGACGCCGCCGGGCTACTCACCGCGCGCGAGGATCCGGACGGCGGACTGTGGCGGTTCGAGCACGGCGACGGCGGCCGGGTCACCGCGACGATCGATCCGACCGGTGCCCGCACCGAGGTCACCTACGGCCAGCACGGCGAGATCGTGTCCACCACGGATCCCCTCGGTCGCGTCGTGACGAAGGACTTCGACGCGTTCGGCAACGTGTCGACGATGACCCTGCCCGGCGGTGCCGAGTGGGCGTTCGTCCACGACGCGCTCTCGCGGCTCGAAGCCGTGGTCGACCCGGCCGGCGGCACCTGGAGGCGCGAGTACAACGCGGTCGGAGCCCTCGGCGCCACCGTCGACCCGACCGGTGTCCGCACCGAGGTGGGCCACTCGCGCACGGACGGCGTCTCCACGGTCCGCGACGCCTTCGACGCCGTGTCCGTCACGACCGACGAGTTCGGGCGTCCGACCCGGCTCGAGCACGCGGATTCCTCTGCTGAGCTGACGACGTACGACGCGTGCGGCCGCCCGGTCGAGCTCGTCGACGCAGACGGTGGCCTCACCCGCATCCAACGTGACCTCGCCGGACGCGTCGTCGCCGTCACCACCCCGGCGGGCCGCACCACCCGGTACGAGTACGACGCGTGCGGCCGACCGGTCTCCGCGATCGATCCCGCCGGCGCACGCACCACGCTGACCTACGACGCGGATTCGCGGGTCGTCGCGCGCACCCTGCCGACCGGCGAGGTCGCTCGGACCGAGTACGACCGCCAGGGTCGAGTCGTCCACGCCGACGTCCCCGGGGTCGGCACCGTCCGGTACCGGTACGACCGGGTCGGTCGCGTGGTCTCGGCGCGGGACACCCGCTTCGGCCAGCGGACCTTCCGGTACGACGCCGCCGGACAGCTCGTCGCCGCGGTGAACGGGCTCGGCGGCACCACCCGCTACGAGTACGACCAGCGTGGACGACTCGTCCGCACCGTCGATCCGCTGGGTGGCGTGACCGTCCGGACGTACACGCAGCTCGACAAGGTGGCCTCGTCCACGGATCAGCTCGGGCGCACGACGACGGCGACCTACGACGCTGCCGGACGACAGCTCACCCAGACCGATCCGGACGGCACCGTGCTGCGGTGGGAGTACGACGCAGCCGGTCGGGAATCCGCGCAGTACGCCGACGACCGTCTGATCGGCCGCATCGACCGTGATGCCCGCGCCCGCACGGTGACGATCACCGATGAGACCCGTCCGGGCTCCCCCACTGCACACGTCCTCGAGTTCAGCCGCCTGGGCCAGCTCGTCCGACGCTCGACCGGCGCGCGCGAAACGCGGTGGACCCACGACGCCGACGGGCTCCGCACCTCGGTGCAGTCCCCCGACGGGTCCACGACCCGGTACGAGCACGACGCCACCGGACGGGTCGTCCGGGTCGAGCACTCCGCTTTCGGCGAGGCCCGGTACGAACGCGACGCAGCCGGTCGGATGCTGCAGGCCCGGGCCGGCGACCAGTTGCAGACCTGGGAGTACGCGAACGGACACGTCGTCCGGCACGCGCGCATCGACTCGGACGGCACGCACCTCAGCACCATCGGGCGCGACGCCGACGGGCGCATCACCCGGGTCGACGGACCCGGCGGGAGCACCACCTACGAGCACGACGATGCCGCGCAGCTGGTGGCGTCCGTCCAGGACGGCAATCGCACGGGTTGGGTCTACGACGCAGCGGGTCGCCTGGTCGAGGAACGAACGGACTCCGGGGCCCGACGGTTCTCGTACGACGCCGCCGGACAGCTGACCAGGGTCGACGCTCCGGACGGGGCGCCCGGGGCGGAGTACGCCTACGACGGCGCAGGTCGACGGATCCAGACGGTCCGAGCCGACGGCGTGACGACCACGTACGCCTGGACCCCGCAGGGTCACCTCACCGGGGTGGCGGAGACCACCGCGGCGGGCAGCACCACGACCGACCTGCACGTCGACGCCCTCGGTGAACTCGCCGATGTCGACGGCGTTCCGATCGACTGGGACACCGCCGCGTTCGCGCCGACGCTCCTCGCTGTCGGCGACACCCCGGTCGTCCGCGCTCCCGGTGGTCTCACCGGGGTGGGCGACGGGTGGGCAACCAGCGGTCGGCGCACCACGAGAGCAGCCGACGACGCCGACCCGTGGCAGACGCTCGTCGACCTCGGCGGCTCTGGCCTGCCCGGCGGGATCGCCCTCGGCGCCGACGGTTCGCTGCAGGTCGCCAGCCTGGAGTGGATGGGTGCCCGCGCCTACGACTCGTCGTCGCGCGGCTTCCTGTCCGTCGACCCGGTCGCCGCGCCCGCCGGAGCAGCCTGGGCGGGCAACCCCTACTCGTTCGCCGGCAACGATCCGCTGCACGCCATCGACCCGCTCGGTCTCGCGCCCGTCACCGACGCGGAGCTGGAGGCTTACGCGGCGGCCGAACAGGGTCCGCTCGCCCGGGCCGCTGCGGCCACCGGCGACTGGTTCGCGGACAACTGGGAGTACGTCGCCGGCGGCGCGATGGTCGTCGCGGGCGGTGTGCTCGTCGCCACCGGCGTCGGCGGTCCGGTCGGCGCGATGCTCATCAGCGCCGGTGCCGACACCATCATCCAGAAGGCCACCACCGGCGAGGTCAACTGGGGCCAGGTCGCCGTCAGCGGGGCCTTCGGTGCCGTCGGCGGTGGTGCCGGTGCCCTGATCGGCAAGCAGCTGGTCAAGAACGCAGCAGAAGGTGCGGCCGAGAACGTCGCGAACTACGCGGTGAGTGGCCAGCCGGTGACCCCCGGTGGTCTGCTCCGGAACGCTGCCGAGGGTGCGGCGACGTCGGCGGCCACCGGCGGCACGATGTCGAAGGTCCACCTCCCGACTTCCGTGGCGAAGCTCGGCGACGAGACGCCGGTACCACCAGGCATCATCTACCGGCGCACGGACATCACTGGCGACCTGAAGCCCTACATCGGACAGACCAAGAGTGAAGACCACTTCCTCCTGCGCCAGGCCGCTCACGCACGAGAACACCCGGATGCCGCATTCAGATTTGAGAGGATCGACAGAGGCCACCCAGGAGTCGACCTGGACCGCCGAGAAGAGTTCCACATTCGCAACGAAGGCGGACCCACGAACAAGGGCAACCCGGATGGCGGCCTATCCAACAAGCGCCACCAGATGAGCGAAAAGCGTTACGACGCGGCAGGAGGAAGCCCGTATTGA
- the zapE gene encoding cell division protein ZapE, with product MAAALVPPPQFADASFESYRPDPDYASQADVRDAVAAFVAAGPTEAPRRGLFGRRKQSVEPAAKSGVYLDGGFGVGKTHLLAAAYHAASGRKTFGTFIEYTALVGALGFQGTVDLLRGTALVCIDEFELDDPGDTMVMTRLIKELTETGTRFAATSNTPPGALGEGRFAAQDFLREIQAMSDRFDTMRIDGLDYRRRAVDESAGVVSDVAAALPAGTVTLDDFSAVVAHLGSVHPSKYVALVEDLDAVGLTDVRAFTDQTDALRWVALVDRLYDAQVRIVASGTPLDQVYPDAMLDGGYRKKYLRAASRVVALSRAQD from the coding sequence ATGGCCGCGGCACTCGTGCCACCGCCCCAGTTCGCGGACGCCTCGTTCGAGTCGTACCGGCCGGACCCGGACTACGCCTCGCAGGCCGACGTGCGCGACGCCGTCGCAGCGTTCGTCGCGGCGGGTCCGACCGAAGCACCACGTCGCGGGCTGTTCGGCCGCCGCAAGCAGTCGGTCGAGCCCGCTGCGAAGTCCGGTGTCTACCTGGACGGCGGGTTCGGTGTCGGCAAGACCCACCTGCTCGCCGCGGCGTACCACGCCGCATCAGGGCGGAAGACGTTCGGCACGTTCATCGAGTACACGGCCCTCGTCGGTGCGCTCGGGTTCCAGGGCACGGTCGACCTGCTGCGCGGGACCGCGCTGGTCTGCATCGACGAGTTCGAGCTCGACGACCCGGGCGACACCATGGTCATGACCCGTCTGATCAAGGAGCTGACCGAGACCGGCACCCGGTTCGCCGCCACCTCGAACACGCCTCCGGGCGCGCTCGGCGAGGGTCGGTTCGCGGCGCAGGACTTCCTGCGCGAGATCCAGGCGATGTCCGACCGGTTCGACACCATGCGGATCGACGGGCTGGACTACCGCCGCCGCGCGGTCGACGAGTCTGCGGGTGTGGTGTCCGACGTGGCCGCGGCGCTGCCGGCCGGCACCGTCACGCTCGACGACTTCTCGGCCGTGGTCGCGCACCTCGGCTCGGTGCACCCGTCGAAGTACGTCGCGCTCGTCGAGGACCTCGACGCCGTCGGGCTGACCGACGTCCGGGCGTTCACGGACCAGACCGACGCGCTCCGGTGGGTGGCGCTCGTCGACCGGCTCTACGACGCCCAGGTCCGGATCGTGGCCTCGGGCACGCCGCTCGACCAGGTGTACCCCGACGCCATGCTCGACGGCGGCTACCGCAAGAAGTACCTGCGCGCAGCGAGCCGTGTCGTGGCCCTGAGCCGCGCCCAGGACTGA
- a CDS encoding tyrosine-protein phosphatase, translating into MTTTSTLTNLREVGGPGLQDARPRTVYRANTERVGADAYPHGLAAVVDLRRDDEVARVPHPLGTTDGYRLVPLFDPSTVESGAQAVQLEEQYIDWLERHRTGIAAAFRAIARSDGDVLVCCSAGKDRTGVVSGLLARLWGASIEAIGDDYAASAAGLADRFAGERAVSTDPEATAVAQRCVPETMTTVVRHVEARWGSVAAYLRWAGLTDAEIAAL; encoded by the coding sequence ATGACGACGACGTCGACCCTCACCAACCTGCGCGAGGTCGGGGGACCGGGCCTGCAGGACGCCCGTCCCCGCACCGTGTACCGCGCGAACACCGAACGCGTCGGTGCCGACGCCTACCCGCACGGACTCGCGGCCGTGGTCGACCTGCGCCGTGACGACGAGGTCGCCCGCGTCCCGCACCCGCTCGGCACCACCGACGGCTACCGGCTGGTCCCGCTGTTCGACCCGTCGACCGTCGAGTCCGGCGCTCAGGCCGTGCAGCTCGAGGAGCAGTACATCGACTGGCTCGAGCGCCACCGCACCGGGATCGCCGCTGCCTTCCGCGCGATCGCCCGGTCCGACGGCGACGTGCTCGTCTGCTGCTCCGCCGGCAAGGACCGCACCGGCGTCGTCAGCGGACTGCTCGCCCGGCTCTGGGGCGCGTCGATCGAGGCCATCGGCGACGACTACGCAGCCAGCGCTGCCGGGCTGGCGGACCGGTTCGCCGGGGAGCGTGCGGTCAGCACCGACCCCGAGGCCACCGCCGTCGCGCAACGGTGCGTGCCGGAGACCATGACCACCGTGGTCCGGCACGTCGAGGCGAGGTGGGGCAGCGTCGCCGCGTACCTGCGCTGGGCCGGACTGACGGACGCGGAGATCGCGGCGCTCTGA
- a CDS encoding Imm26 family immunity protein — translation MSTKQQVYKVSIGDIFTVPLGDGRAALGQVIGKYKSSLYVVVFDLVVPEDAVQSLDLSDVAATPPLLARMTFDARFRPGMWQIVGNRAPDQRRFLPAFSYGSDDYDGVQVTNFDGTRTRRAVGREATQIPRLTIDSPIILEKATRAHYGLEPWLPAYDDLRYRPTPTSSDLFGDERFAGEPAASPLA, via the coding sequence TTGAGTACGAAACAGCAGGTCTACAAGGTCTCGATCGGCGACATCTTCACAGTGCCCCTCGGCGACGGCAGGGCTGCCCTCGGACAAGTGATCGGTAAGTACAAGAGTTCGTTGTACGTGGTCGTCTTCGATCTCGTCGTGCCTGAAGATGCAGTTCAGAGCCTTGACCTCAGCGACGTGGCCGCAACTCCGCCGCTCCTGGCCCGGATGACGTTCGACGCCCGGTTCCGACCGGGGATGTGGCAGATCGTGGGCAATCGCGCTCCGGATCAGCGACGGTTCCTTCCCGCCTTCAGCTATGGCTCAGACGATTATGACGGGGTACAGGTGACGAATTTCGACGGGACTAGAACGCGCCGGGCGGTGGGACGCGAGGCCACCCAGATCCCGCGACTCACGATTGACTCCCCGATCATCCTGGAGAAAGCAACTCGCGCTCACTACGGCTTGGAACCGTGGCTTCCCGCGTACGACGATCTTCGGTATCGCCCTACCCCCACGTCGTCCGACTTGTTTGGCGACGAGCGGTTCGCGGGGGAGCCAGCGGCATCGCCGCTGGCCTAG
- a CDS encoding sulfurtransferase — protein MTAPVDPSEKFTAYAHPERLVSTEWLQEQLDAHTPDLVVVESDEDVLLYETGHIPGAVKIDWHTDLNDPVQRDYIDGEAFAELLGSKGIGRETTVVVYGDKNNWWAAYALWVFSLFGHEDVRLLDGGRAKWIAEDRALTTDETAVTPAEYPVVERIDTEIRAYKDDVLAHLGKPLIDVRSAPEYSGERTTAPDYPEEGALRGGHVPTAVNIPWATAAAPDGTFKPRAELDAIYREGAGIGDADEVIAYCRIGERSSHTWFVLQHLLGYDSVRNYDGSWTEWGSAVRVPIVQGAEPGTVPNR, from the coding sequence ATGACCGCACCGGTCGACCCGTCCGAGAAGTTCACCGCCTACGCCCACCCGGAGCGTCTCGTCTCCACCGAGTGGCTGCAGGAACAACTGGACGCCCACACCCCCGACCTGGTCGTCGTCGAGTCCGACGAGGACGTCCTGCTCTACGAGACGGGCCACATCCCCGGCGCCGTCAAGATCGACTGGCACACCGACCTCAACGACCCGGTGCAGCGCGACTACATCGACGGCGAGGCCTTCGCGGAACTCCTCGGCAGCAAGGGCATCGGCCGCGAGACCACCGTCGTGGTCTACGGCGACAAGAACAACTGGTGGGCCGCGTACGCCCTCTGGGTCTTCTCGCTGTTCGGCCACGAGGACGTCCGCCTGCTCGACGGCGGCCGTGCGAAGTGGATCGCCGAGGACCGCGCCCTCACCACCGACGAGACCGCCGTCACGCCGGCCGAGTACCCGGTCGTCGAGCGGATCGACACCGAGATCCGTGCCTACAAGGACGACGTGCTCGCCCACCTCGGCAAGCCCCTCATCGACGTCCGCAGCGCGCCGGAGTACAGCGGTGAGCGCACGACCGCGCCCGACTACCCGGAAGAAGGAGCGCTGCGCGGCGGCCACGTCCCCACGGCGGTGAACATCCCGTGGGCCACCGCCGCCGCTCCGGACGGCACCTTCAAGCCGCGCGCGGAACTCGACGCGATCTACCGCGAGGGCGCCGGCATCGGCGACGCGGACGAGGTCATCGCGTACTGCCGCATCGGTGAGCGGTCGAGCCACACCTGGTTCGTCTTGCAGCACCTGCTCGGTTACGACAGCGTCCGCAACTACGACGGTTCGTGGACCGAGTGGGGCAGCGCCGTGCGCGTCCCGATCGTGCAGGGCGCGGAGCCGGGTACAGTCCCGAACCGATGA
- a CDS encoding DUF6188 family protein, whose product MRLSVVGETVNFIGIDHMVTLRFSNGASTAFESTFTVREPSGAISQVAPDGDKSSLVPALRLHTQTVIEARIDESSLELTFSSGVVMRADPDAQYESWHYTGPERPPVRVIALGGGYLFTSIPDDEDDRAEQR is encoded by the coding sequence ATGCGCCTGTCCGTTGTGGGAGAAACCGTCAATTTCATCGGGATCGACCACATGGTCACGTTGCGCTTCTCCAACGGTGCAAGCACGGCTTTCGAATCCACATTCACGGTGCGTGAGCCGAGCGGAGCCATTTCCCAAGTTGCCCCGGACGGCGACAAGTCTTCGCTCGTTCCAGCCTTGCGTCTGCACACCCAGACGGTAATCGAGGCCCGGATCGACGAAAGCTCTCTGGAGCTGACCTTCTCCAGCGGAGTCGTGATGAGAGCCGATCCTGACGCGCAGTACGAGTCTTGGCACTACACCGGCCCGGAAAGACCGCCGGTGCGGGTGATCGCTCTCGGGGGCGGATATCTGTTCACCTCGATCCCAGACGACGAAGATGACCGAGCTGAACAACGCTGA
- a CDS encoding SufE family protein, which produces MNDSTEATLPATLAEIRDDFLALGQKDRLQLLLEFSNELPALPERLQGHEDELERVEECQSPVFITVTVGEDGDAPDVVRMHATAPREAPTTRGFASILAQGLSGLTAAQVLAVPADYPLTIGLSEAVSPLRIRGMVGMLGRVQRQVQAAVS; this is translated from the coding sequence ATGAACGACAGCACCGAGGCCACTCTCCCCGCCACCCTCGCCGAGATCCGCGACGACTTCCTCGCCCTGGGCCAGAAGGACCGCCTGCAGCTCCTGCTCGAGTTCTCGAACGAACTGCCCGCGTTGCCCGAGCGCCTGCAGGGGCACGAGGACGAACTCGAACGGGTCGAGGAGTGCCAGTCCCCCGTGTTCATCACGGTCACCGTGGGCGAGGACGGCGACGCACCCGACGTCGTCCGCATGCACGCCACCGCCCCGCGCGAGGCGCCGACCACGCGCGGCTTCGCCTCCATCCTGGCGCAGGGCCTGAGCGGCCTGACGGCAGCGCAGGTGCTCGCCGTGCCGGCGGACTACCCGCTGACGATCGGGCTGTCCGAGGCGGTCAGCCCGCTGCGGATCCGCGGCATGGTGGGCATGCTCGGTCGCGTGCAGCGTCAGGTGCAGGCTGCGGTGTCGTAG